Proteins from a genomic interval of Bifidobacterium longum subsp. infantis ATCC 15697 = JCM 1222 = DSM 20088:
- a CDS encoding ribokinase — translation MTASDILAALDRIQGTVCVVGSMNADYTVVTERLPGPGETVTGGPLQVLPGGKSGNQAAAAARIGATVHMFGAVGSDANAEFLLGALREAGVDTQHVRHVPGASGTTVITVDANGENTIVYSPGSNAQVSVDYIEAMRGELTSANVLGLCLESPIETVTAAARIGHEAGVPVLLNNSPFTPVLPDELVQLADILLVNEHEMAQMFGIAEPEDGDWSGFDWLAAADRMRELGFDRAIVTLGGDGSMVLDASCAVASVTRIAPVRVEAVDTTGCGDSFMGAVLAGLASGFELREAAQLASFVSAYAATGLGAQASYGSAAQIRELFVP, via the coding sequence ATGACAGCATCTGACATTCTTGCGGCACTTGATCGAATCCAAGGCACGGTTTGCGTCGTCGGTTCGATGAATGCCGATTACACAGTGGTCACCGAGCGTCTGCCCGGACCGGGGGAGACTGTCACCGGCGGCCCGCTGCAAGTGTTACCCGGCGGCAAATCCGGCAACCAGGCTGCTGCTGCGGCACGTATTGGCGCCACTGTTCACATGTTTGGAGCGGTGGGTTCCGATGCCAATGCCGAGTTCCTGCTTGGTGCATTGCGAGAAGCCGGCGTGGATACCCAGCACGTGCGTCATGTACCGGGGGCCAGCGGTACCACAGTCATCACCGTGGACGCGAACGGAGAGAACACGATTGTCTACTCTCCGGGCTCCAATGCGCAGGTCAGTGTTGATTATATCGAGGCGATGCGCGGTGAATTGACTTCGGCGAATGTGCTTGGCCTGTGCTTGGAAAGCCCGATCGAGACCGTTACCGCGGCTGCGCGTATCGGGCATGAAGCCGGTGTGCCGGTACTGCTCAACAATTCACCGTTTACGCCGGTGCTGCCGGACGAGCTGGTGCAGCTTGCCGATATCCTGCTCGTCAACGAGCATGAGATGGCGCAGATGTTCGGTATCGCCGAACCCGAAGACGGCGACTGGTCCGGATTCGACTGGCTGGCTGCGGCCGATCGTATGCGGGAGCTCGGGTTCGACCGGGCGATTGTGACGCTCGGCGGTGATGGCTCGATGGTGCTGGATGCATCATGTGCTGTTGCTTCGGTGACCCGCATCGCACCGGTTCGGGTCGAAGCCGTGGACACCACCGGTTGCGGCGACTCGTTCATGGGTGCCGTGCTGGCAGGGCTGGCCTCAGGCTTTGAGCTGCGTGAAGCGGCTCAGCTGGCTTCGTTCGTTTCTGCATATGCGGCTACCGGTCTGGGTGCCCAAGCGTCTTACGGTTCCGCCGCCCAGATTCGTGAGCTATTTGTGCCCTGA
- a CDS encoding LacI family DNA-binding transcriptional regulator: protein MVTMKEIAQRSGFSQATVSRLLNGDPTLSVKEETRRRIIEVSEQLGYATGSRRIALPRRVAVLDNATREEELADAYFDELRSVLGDNARAQHMELTSFSHIDNLIANAGDFDGFISIGPSVLSSDGLLKLHLALPHGVFIDINPAPSLFDSVQPDLGQTILEALDVLMASGKRRIGYIGGAGFTMGLHEYPEDGRLTAFRNWTERLGLDTEGLIYAQGAFTVDTGRVLGHQAVKDHRDDMPDAFIVAADSIAVGVLQSFTAAGVLVPRDTSVISINNQSIAQYTSPTLTSYDIDQNELADTAITMLAEAISSKRTLRHHTFISTTLVVRDSFVPVR, encoded by the coding sequence ATGGTCACGATGAAGGAAATCGCACAGAGATCAGGCTTCTCGCAGGCCACGGTATCCCGGCTGCTCAATGGGGACCCGACATTGTCCGTCAAAGAGGAGACGCGACGGCGCATCATCGAGGTCAGCGAGCAGCTTGGCTACGCTACCGGATCACGCCGTATCGCATTGCCACGCCGTGTGGCCGTACTCGACAACGCCACCCGCGAGGAAGAACTGGCGGACGCCTATTTCGATGAACTGCGGTCCGTGCTTGGCGACAATGCCAGAGCCCAGCACATGGAACTCACGTCGTTTTCCCATATCGACAATCTGATTGCCAACGCCGGTGATTTCGACGGCTTCATCTCCATCGGACCGTCCGTACTCTCTTCGGATGGACTGTTGAAGCTCCACCTGGCATTGCCCCATGGCGTATTCATCGACATCAACCCGGCGCCCAGCCTGTTCGATTCGGTACAGCCGGACCTGGGGCAGACCATCCTGGAGGCCTTGGACGTGCTGATGGCCTCCGGCAAGCGCCGCATCGGCTACATCGGCGGCGCCGGCTTCACGATGGGCCTGCACGAATACCCCGAAGACGGCCGTCTGACCGCATTCCGCAACTGGACCGAGCGTCTGGGGCTGGATACGGAGGGGCTGATCTATGCGCAGGGCGCCTTCACCGTGGACACCGGACGTGTCCTAGGCCATCAGGCGGTCAAGGACCACCGCGACGACATGCCGGATGCGTTCATCGTGGCCGCCGATTCGATCGCGGTCGGCGTATTGCAGTCGTTCACCGCGGCGGGCGTGTTGGTACCGCGCGACACCAGCGTGATCAGCATCAACAACCAGTCCATCGCCCAATACACCTCGCCGACGCTGACCAGCTACGACATCGACCAGAACGAACTGGCCGACACGGCGATCACGATGCTCGCCGAGGCCATCTCCAGCAAACGCACGTTGCGGCACCACACGTTCATCTCCACCACCCTCGTGGTGCGGGACAGTTTCGTTCCCGTGCGATGA
- a CDS encoding FadR/GntR family transcriptional regulator yields the protein MRLQPGALQQRTPMRSRCDVTMDAIKSYILRERLQPGDLLPTEIELCEAVGASRSSVREAVRKLEGLNIVNVEHGRGTFVGSLSLDPMVETLAFRSMVSVGKNFDDLKDVVELRRFLDLGCADEVCAKVKGTEQPELDALVDAMVSSAERGEDFLYADIDFHMGLLDPLGNTIAKQMVHSLWLVHMAVLPQIGLAPSEKMLDTAEAHRRMLDAAIAGDAQMYREAVREHYRPIESILREHLPVR from the coding sequence ATGCGGCTGCAGCCCGGTGCGTTGCAGCAGCGGACGCCGATGCGCAGCCGCTGCGATGTGACGATGGACGCGATCAAATCGTATATTCTGCGGGAGCGGCTCCAGCCGGGCGATCTGCTGCCGACGGAGATCGAACTGTGCGAGGCCGTCGGCGCTTCGCGTTCGTCCGTGCGCGAAGCGGTGCGCAAGCTCGAAGGGCTCAACATCGTCAATGTCGAACACGGCAGGGGGACATTCGTCGGTTCGCTGTCCCTTGACCCCATGGTGGAGACGCTGGCGTTTCGCTCGATGGTGTCGGTGGGCAAGAACTTCGACGATCTGAAGGACGTCGTGGAGCTGAGGAGGTTCCTCGACCTCGGATGCGCGGATGAGGTGTGCGCGAAGGTCAAGGGGACGGAACAGCCCGAGCTCGATGCGCTCGTCGACGCCATGGTCTCGTCCGCCGAACGGGGCGAGGATTTCCTGTATGCCGACATCGACTTCCATATGGGACTGCTGGATCCGCTCGGCAACACCATCGCCAAGCAGATGGTGCATTCCCTGTGGCTCGTGCACATGGCCGTACTCCCGCAGATCGGCTTGGCGCCTTCGGAGAAGATGCTTGACACGGCCGAGGCGCACCGTCGCATGCTGGATGCGGCGATCGCCGGCGACGCCCAGATGTACCGTGAGGCCGTGCGCGAGCATTACCGGCCGATCGAATCGATACTGCGCGAACACCTCCCCGTGCGCTGA
- a CDS encoding DUF4862 family protein, with product MKPEFIVGAYASLPQGRPSQELYYMLLGEQSWVRGTELPFPGDLANEDDRHWLAKHLPAHWHTNSVTAIPGTMRRMNEDPWFGLASPQEAGRRDAIGFFEDLRRAVADVARVRGAQDIAYIELHSAPRRVADADRMEESLRLLASWDWSGARLVIEHCDRYIDGQEPEKGFLRLDDEIALCKELGIGLTVNWGRSAVEGRSARTALEHVRRCADADALTGLMFSGAGPKETIYGYPWIDGHLPMNPDEPTSLMDADAIAECMRAANTQKRPIAYVGAKVCVPRDATLDERVRYLSHIHEAVEQ from the coding sequence ATGAAGCCGGAATTCATCGTTGGCGCGTATGCGTCGCTTCCGCAGGGGCGTCCGTCGCAGGAACTGTACTACATGCTGCTGGGCGAGCAGTCATGGGTCCGCGGGACGGAACTGCCGTTCCCCGGCGACCTTGCGAATGAGGACGACCGCCATTGGCTCGCCAAACACCTGCCCGCCCACTGGCACACGAACTCGGTCACGGCCATCCCCGGCACGATGCGGCGCATGAACGAGGATCCGTGGTTCGGACTCGCCAGCCCGCAGGAGGCCGGGCGCCGCGATGCGATCGGATTCTTCGAGGACCTGCGACGCGCCGTCGCCGACGTCGCGCGCGTCCGCGGCGCGCAGGACATCGCCTACATCGAACTGCACAGCGCACCAAGACGGGTCGCCGATGCCGATCGTATGGAGGAATCGTTGCGACTGCTCGCATCATGGGATTGGAGCGGCGCACGACTCGTCATCGAACATTGCGACCGTTACATAGACGGGCAGGAGCCGGAAAAGGGCTTCCTCCGCCTCGACGACGAGATCGCGTTGTGCAAGGAGCTGGGAATCGGACTGACCGTCAACTGGGGACGGTCCGCGGTCGAAGGCCGAAGCGCGCGGACCGCGCTGGAACACGTGCGCCGGTGCGCCGACGCCGACGCGCTTACCGGACTGATGTTCTCGGGAGCGGGGCCGAAGGAGACGATCTATGGATACCCGTGGATCGACGGACATCTGCCGATGAATCCGGACGAGCCGACATCGCTTATGGATGCGGATGCGATCGCCGAATGCATGCGCGCCGCAAACACGCAGAAACGGCCGATCGCCTATGTCGGCGCGAAGGTGTGCGTGCCACGGGACGCGACGCTCGACGAGCGCGTGCGCTACCTGTCGCACATCCATGAGGCGGTGGAACAATGA
- a CDS encoding ROK family protein, with product MSDFLAFDIGGTKIASGFVRLSDGDAAPTVLLRDEEPTHASQGGDAVRERIVASARRQLDRARAQGIEPCGIGIAAAGVPDGETGEIIAATDLLPGWKGQRIYDAFGAITDLPVHMVGDVVAHGLGEAHYGAGRGARVLLSVGVGTGIGGAIIVGGVPFLGAHGMAGHAGHVVSALGAGVPCSCGSVEGHVEPVASGTGLATLYNMRAGGEPVRNGGDVAALAADGDALASSVIEDSARALGACIGGMANLVDPDGIVVSGSVVNAGPVWWDALRDGFARSALPLLRDVRMREGELGGDAPLIGAAVASRRVVG from the coding sequence ATGAGCGATTTCCTCGCATTCGACATCGGAGGCACGAAGATCGCCAGCGGATTCGTCCGGCTGTCCGACGGCGATGCCGCTCCCACCGTGTTGCTGCGCGATGAGGAGCCGACACACGCCTCGCAGGGAGGCGACGCCGTGCGCGAGCGCATCGTCGCGTCCGCGCGCCGTCAGCTCGACCGCGCGCGTGCCCAAGGCATAGAGCCGTGCGGCATCGGCATCGCGGCCGCCGGCGTGCCCGACGGCGAGACCGGAGAGATCATCGCCGCGACGGATCTGCTCCCCGGATGGAAAGGCCAGCGGATCTACGATGCGTTCGGCGCGATCACCGATCTGCCGGTGCATATGGTCGGCGACGTCGTCGCGCATGGGCTCGGCGAAGCGCATTACGGCGCGGGGCGTGGCGCCCGTGTCCTCTTGTCGGTCGGCGTGGGCACCGGCATCGGCGGCGCGATCATCGTCGGCGGCGTGCCGTTCCTCGGCGCGCATGGCATGGCGGGACATGCCGGACATGTCGTGAGCGCTCTCGGTGCCGGGGTCCCGTGCTCGTGCGGAAGCGTCGAGGGGCATGTCGAACCGGTCGCAAGCGGCACCGGACTGGCGACGTTGTACAACATGCGCGCCGGTGGCGAACCGGTGCGCAATGGCGGCGACGTCGCCGCGCTTGCGGCGGATGGCGATGCGCTTGCCTCATCGGTCATCGAAGACAGCGCCCGGGCGCTCGGCGCGTGCATCGGAGGCATGGCGAATCTGGTGGATCCCGACGGCATCGTCGTCTCCGGGTCGGTCGTGAATGCGGGGCCGGTGTGGTGGGATGCGTTGCGCGATGGGTTCGCCCGTTCCGCATTGCCGTTGCTGCGCGATGTGCGGATGCGTGAGGGCGAGCTCGGCGGCGACGCGCCGCTCATCGGCGCGGCCGTCGCGTCCCGTCGCGTCGTCGGTTGA
- a CDS encoding N-acetylmannosamine-6-phosphate 2-epimerase, translated as MMSRNPVIERVKGGLIVSCQAYPGEPLRHPETMAQMAMAAVEGGAVGIRCQGLADIAAIKGQVDVPVIGIWKDGSQGVYITPTLRHARCCAAAGADIVALDATGRPRPDGRTYAQTVQALHDEGVTVMADCGSFDDARRAVDAGSDIISTTLSGYTGEREKTDGPDLELLEYMVSSFPDTPVLCEGRIHTPEQLHDVMSRGAWAAVVGTAITHPTSITRWFAARLDH; from the coding sequence ATGATGAGCAGGAATCCGGTTATCGAACGTGTGAAAGGCGGACTCATCGTCAGCTGCCAGGCGTACCCCGGCGAACCGCTGCGCCACCCGGAGACGATGGCGCAGATGGCGATGGCGGCCGTCGAGGGCGGCGCGGTCGGCATCCGCTGTCAGGGACTCGCCGACATAGCAGCGATAAAGGGCCAGGTGGACGTGCCGGTCATCGGCATCTGGAAGGACGGTTCGCAAGGCGTGTACATCACGCCGACGCTGCGTCATGCGCGCTGTTGCGCGGCGGCGGGCGCGGACATCGTGGCCTTGGATGCGACGGGACGGCCGCGCCCGGACGGGCGGACCTATGCGCAGACCGTGCAGGCGTTGCATGATGAGGGCGTCACGGTCATGGCCGATTGCGGCAGCTTCGACGATGCGCGCCGCGCCGTCGATGCGGGCAGCGACATCATCTCGACGACGCTTTCCGGGTACACGGGCGAACGGGAGAAGACCGACGGCCCCGATCTCGAGTTGCTCGAGTACATGGTGTCGTCGTTCCCCGATACGCCTGTGCTGTGCGAGGGCCGCATCCATACGCCCGAACAGCTGCATGACGTGATGAGCCGCGGCGCGTGGGCGGCCGTCGTCGGCACGGCGATCACCCATCCGACGTCGATCACGCGCTGGTTCGCCGCCCGGCTCGACCATTAA
- a CDS encoding sialidase family protein produces the protein MAASNPISWSQRTFPSPEGTIACRFRAHADGRIFDAVNGSANDAPLLICAIEHDALRVRATTPRQHVDFDIEDTTGIADGAMHTFALTFGEFGTRVYLDGSQCFSGTANLCPTTLTGTEGSGQGAIRLAGPSIDVTDMRLHAIPLTSESIAALTPRPAPDIDFAAAQLAPRDVRRVRTLRSGTIFMHFRVRGPRQYGTLLAAGERGEERLAVSIDDNGITMTAADGLYEPSTYHARGAWDDGRWHDLSIRSARGAIDMYVDGWHELHQAGQVFFGDWPQLDEVAIGQNTEGVRLMGEVRNGGVFTTPLTDGAIRRLSDAPALTTTALFDKGYHGSVSYRIPSIIRTPHGVVVAGADQRTAIANDAPNHINFVMRRSLDGGRTWLDMQTVIANPGEGVDGACTIDSCLVCDERNGRLTVLIDRFAGGVGLPNNTPGTGVDRHGRPCLYDRAGTRYVLADDGTVLDGGGERTGYRVDAHGNVTHEGRASGNIYLKEGADPDESLLIERTSFIIELHSDDDGETWSTPRNINHMIKEDWMHFLGVSPGNGIQLQASEHRGRLLVPFYCTGASLKHYSGGALISDDGGDTWRRGSMINDGRIVNGTAVDPKNIRDDDATTHESVFVERADGTVVCFFRNQNHAGRIGVALSHDGGETWDDLYFDKDVPDIFCQPNAVACAPRSDTMVFANASQMLPYRGNGVLRLSLDGARTWAAHRCINPYHYGYQCMTMLPDGELGLLWERETAGLYFTTLPLSVFGAAETH, from the coding sequence ATGGCAGCATCCAACCCGATCAGCTGGTCACAGCGAACATTCCCCTCACCCGAAGGCACGATCGCGTGCAGATTCCGCGCACACGCGGACGGCCGCATCTTCGATGCCGTCAATGGATCGGCGAATGACGCGCCGCTCCTCATATGCGCCATCGAACATGACGCTCTGCGCGTGCGCGCGACGACGCCACGACAGCACGTCGATTTCGACATCGAGGACACGACGGGGATAGCCGACGGCGCCATGCACACGTTCGCGCTCACATTCGGCGAGTTCGGCACGCGCGTCTACCTCGACGGCTCCCAGTGCTTCAGCGGCACGGCGAACCTGTGCCCCACGACGCTCACCGGAACCGAGGGGTCAGGCCAAGGCGCGATTCGCCTCGCGGGCCCGTCCATCGACGTGACCGACATGCGTCTGCATGCAATCCCCCTCACCTCCGAAAGCATCGCCGCCTTGACGCCGAGACCCGCACCGGACATCGACTTCGCCGCGGCCCAGCTCGCCCCGCGAGATGTGCGCCGCGTGCGCACGCTACGTTCCGGCACGATCTTCATGCATTTTCGTGTGCGCGGACCCCGCCAGTACGGCACGCTTCTCGCCGCCGGCGAGCGCGGCGAGGAACGCCTCGCCGTCTCGATCGACGACAACGGCATCACGATGACGGCCGCGGATGGCCTGTATGAGCCATCCACCTACCATGCGCGCGGCGCATGGGATGACGGCCGATGGCATGATCTGTCGATTCGTTCCGCGCGTGGCGCCATCGACATGTACGTCGACGGCTGGCACGAACTGCATCAAGCGGGACAGGTGTTCTTCGGCGACTGGCCGCAACTGGATGAGGTGGCCATCGGGCAGAACACGGAAGGCGTCAGGCTCATGGGCGAGGTGCGCAACGGCGGCGTCTTCACGACCCCGCTCACCGACGGCGCGATCCGCAGGCTTTCGGACGCACCGGCGCTAACGACGACCGCACTGTTCGACAAGGGTTACCACGGATCCGTGAGTTATCGCATCCCCTCGATCATCCGCACCCCTCATGGCGTGGTCGTCGCCGGCGCCGACCAGCGCACCGCGATTGCGAATGACGCGCCGAACCACATCAACTTCGTCATGCGCAGGTCGCTTGACGGTGGCCGCACCTGGCTCGACATGCAGACCGTGATCGCCAATCCGGGCGAAGGCGTCGACGGCGCGTGCACAATCGACTCATGTCTTGTATGCGACGAACGCAATGGCCGTCTCACCGTCCTCATCGACCGCTTCGCCGGCGGCGTCGGGTTGCCGAACAACACGCCCGGCACCGGGGTCGACCGGCACGGGCGACCGTGCCTGTACGATCGCGCAGGCACACGCTATGTACTCGCCGATGACGGCACGGTGCTTGACGGCGGCGGCGAGCGCACCGGATACCGGGTCGACGCGCACGGCAACGTGACGCACGAGGGACGGGCCTCGGGCAACATCTACCTCAAGGAGGGCGCTGACCCCGACGAATCACTGCTCATCGAACGCACGAGCTTCATCATCGAACTGCATTCCGACGATGACGGCGAGACGTGGAGCACACCACGCAACATCAACCACATGATCAAGGAGGATTGGATGCACTTCCTGGGCGTCTCGCCCGGCAACGGCATCCAGCTCCAGGCCTCCGAACATCGCGGGCGTCTGCTCGTCCCGTTCTACTGCACCGGCGCCTCACTCAAGCATTACTCGGGCGGAGCGCTCATCAGCGACGATGGCGGCGACACATGGCGACGTGGTTCGATGATCAACGACGGCCGCATCGTCAACGGCACCGCCGTCGACCCGAAGAACATCCGGGACGATGACGCGACCACGCACGAATCCGTGTTCGTCGAGCGCGCGGATGGCACCGTCGTGTGCTTCTTCCGCAACCAGAACCATGCCGGGCGCATCGGCGTCGCGCTCAGCCACGACGGCGGCGAGACATGGGATGACCTGTACTTCGACAAAGACGTCCCCGACATCTTCTGCCAACCGAACGCCGTGGCCTGCGCGCCGCGATCGGACACGATGGTGTTCGCGAACGCAAGCCAGATGCTGCCGTATCGCGGCAACGGGGTGCTGCGGCTGAGTCTGGACGGCGCACGCACATGGGCGGCGCATCGCTGCATCAACCCCTATCATTACGGCTATCAGTGCATGACGATGCTGCCGGACGGCGAACTCGGATTACTCTGGGAGCGCGAGACCGCGGGATTGTACTTCACCACGCTGCCGTTGAGCGTATTCGGCGCGGCCGAAACGCACTGA
- a CDS encoding ABC transporter substrate-binding protein translates to MVKINARVRAAVAAILAGGMVVAMAGCGGSSATAGATGTSIPDTITTEVAYASRDFMPNTTSGALPMSANWHVVEPLYALDYTTYKTFPALAKGAPQKVSDTEYVITLRDGAKFSDGTPVKASDVVSSYKRSTAEGSLFISMLDFIDSVEAKGDNQVDFKLKEAFPMFEKRLALIPIVPSGKSDAELKKMPTGSGPWKYTAITDRQVSFEKNDAYNGKYPAQTKKMVWNVNVDDTARVTAMQAGKTDVMENVPAKAVQTLTSSGSDIQTVQGFNQAFIMFNTKKKPFDDPRVRQAVFYSIDTKKLIDNQLSGQAQTVTSFLPENFANYHKAKNVYTKNTAKAKELLKEAGVNGPIKTTLYTTDQTWVTQLAPQIKNDLAESGIDVDIQSMKSSALYPSITDKDGADFSMVLAPGDPSVFGNDPDLLMNWWYGDNVWTKQRTFWKGSEGYDELHDLMGKALSASSDAERQDYWNQCFDLLSEQVPLYPLFHRKVSTAVKKGVFDEYKTMGTTGLNLVQAKVAQ, encoded by the coding sequence ATGGTCAAGATTAATGCAAGGGTCAGGGCGGCCGTGGCGGCCATCCTGGCCGGCGGCATGGTTGTCGCCATGGCCGGCTGCGGCGGCTCGTCCGCCACGGCCGGCGCCACCGGCACCTCGATTCCAGACACGATCACGACGGAAGTGGCATACGCGAGCCGTGACTTCATGCCGAACACGACGTCCGGAGCGCTGCCGATGTCGGCGAACTGGCATGTCGTCGAACCGCTGTACGCGCTTGACTACACGACTTACAAGACATTCCCGGCGCTCGCCAAAGGCGCGCCTCAGAAGGTCTCCGACACCGAGTACGTGATCACGCTGCGTGACGGCGCGAAGTTCTCCGATGGCACGCCCGTCAAGGCGTCCGATGTCGTGAGCTCCTACAAGCGCTCGACCGCCGAAGGCAGCCTGTTCATCTCGATGCTCGACTTCATCGACTCCGTCGAGGCGAAGGGCGACAACCAGGTGGACTTCAAGCTCAAGGAAGCCTTCCCGATGTTCGAAAAGCGTCTGGCGCTCATCCCGATCGTCCCGTCCGGCAAGTCGGACGCCGAACTCAAGAAGATGCCCACCGGTTCCGGGCCGTGGAAGTACACGGCGATCACCGACCGGCAGGTGAGCTTCGAGAAGAACGACGCCTACAACGGCAAGTATCCGGCCCAGACAAAGAAGATGGTCTGGAACGTCAACGTCGACGACACCGCGCGAGTCACCGCGATGCAGGCCGGCAAGACGGACGTCATGGAAAACGTGCCCGCGAAGGCGGTGCAGACGCTGACGTCCTCGGGTTCCGACATCCAGACGGTGCAGGGCTTCAACCAGGCGTTCATCATGTTCAACACGAAGAAGAAGCCGTTCGACGACCCCCGCGTGCGTCAGGCCGTGTTCTACTCGATCGACACGAAGAAGCTCATCGACAACCAGCTGTCCGGACAGGCGCAGACCGTCACGAGTTTCCTGCCCGAGAACTTCGCGAACTACCATAAGGCGAAGAACGTCTACACGAAGAACACCGCGAAGGCCAAGGAACTGCTGAAGGAAGCAGGCGTCAACGGTCCGATCAAGACCACGCTGTACACGACCGACCAGACCTGGGTCACGCAGCTCGCCCCACAGATCAAGAACGATCTTGCGGAATCAGGCATCGACGTGGATATCCAGTCGATGAAGTCGTCGGCGTTGTATCCGTCGATCACCGACAAGGACGGCGCTGACTTCTCGATGGTTCTCGCCCCGGGCGATCCCTCGGTCTTCGGCAACGACCCCGACCTGCTGATGAACTGGTGGTACGGAGACAACGTCTGGACCAAGCAGCGCACGTTCTGGAAGGGGTCGGAAGGCTATGACGAGCTGCACGACCTGATGGGCAAGGCCCTGTCCGCGTCGAGCGATGCCGAGCGCCAGGACTACTGGAACCAGTGCTTCGATCTGCTTTCCGAGCAGGTGCCGCTTTATCCGCTCTTCCACCGCAAGGTGAGCACGGCCGTCAAGAAGGGTGTCTTCGACGAATACAAGACGATGGGCACGACGGGTCTCAACCTGGTCCAGGCCAAAGTCGCACAGTGA
- a CDS encoding ABC transporter permease, whose amino-acid sequence MSNFLRLLGRRLIALPFMAFGVIFLVFFLMSFSKYDPAVAALGENATGAQLEAFRHEMGYDKPWWSQFWSYLVGLCHGDMGVYGVNKDSVSERIGQAFPITLQLTFIGLLIAVVIAIIFGVLAALYRDTWVDQTIRVLSIIAIATPSFWLGVLLIYVLQIKLSWLPGAGPLVPFSQDPGAYLERMAMPTFALGLPVAGQLTRIIRTSMVEELDKDYVRTAIGAGVPKGVVVARNVFRNALITPITTLGMKIGYLLGGAIVIEVIFALPGMGTAMFDGINGNEPTLVQGVVLIVALSFIIINIVVDLLYVLINPRIRTV is encoded by the coding sequence ATGAGTAATTTCCTCAGACTTCTCGGGCGCAGATTGATCGCCCTGCCGTTCATGGCATTCGGAGTCATCTTTCTCGTGTTCTTCCTGATGTCGTTCTCGAAGTACGATCCCGCAGTCGCCGCGCTCGGCGAGAACGCGACCGGCGCGCAGCTGGAGGCGTTTCGGCACGAGATGGGCTACGACAAGCCTTGGTGGTCGCAGTTCTGGTCCTATCTGGTCGGTCTGTGCCATGGCGACATGGGCGTGTACGGCGTCAACAAGGACTCCGTTTCCGAGCGTATAGGACAAGCGTTCCCGATCACACTGCAGCTCACGTTCATCGGACTGCTCATTGCGGTCGTCATCGCAATCATCTTCGGCGTGCTCGCCGCGCTCTACCGTGATACGTGGGTGGACCAGACGATCCGCGTCCTTTCGATCATCGCGATCGCGACGCCGTCGTTCTGGCTCGGCGTGCTGCTCATCTACGTGCTGCAGATCAAGCTCTCCTGGCTGCCCGGCGCGGGTCCGCTCGTCCCGTTCTCGCAGGATCCGGGTGCCTATCTCGAACGCATGGCCATGCCGACCTTTGCGCTTGGTCTGCCGGTCGCCGGCCAACTTACACGCATCATCCGCACGTCGATGGTCGAGGAGCTCGACAAGGACTACGTGCGCACCGCGATCGGCGCGGGCGTGCCGAAGGGCGTCGTCGTGGCGCGCAACGTCTTCCGCAACGCGCTCATCACGCCGATCACAACGTTGGGCATGAAAATCGGCTACCTGCTCGGAGGCGCTATCGTCATCGAAGTCATCTTCGCGCTCCCCGGCATGGGCACGGCGATGTTCGATGGCATCAACGGCAACGAGCCGACGCTCGTGCAAGGTGTAGTGCTCATCGTGGCGCTCTCGTTCATCATCATCAATATCGTGGTTGATCTGCTTTACGTGCTGATTAACCCGAGGATTAGGACGGTGTGA